A stretch of Aythya fuligula isolate bAytFul2 chromosome 1, bAytFul2.pri, whole genome shotgun sequence DNA encodes these proteins:
- the LOC116498187 gene encoding trypsin II-P29, with the protein MHSLFLLLSCLGAAVAFPGAADDDKIVGGYNCPEHSVPYQVSLNAGYHFCGGSLINNQWVLSAAHCYKSRIQVRLGEYNIDVQEGSEVVRSSSVIIRHPNYSSRTLNNDIMLIKLASAVEYSADVQPIALPTSCAKAGTECLISGWGNTLSSGTNYPELLQCLQAPILSNQECQDAYPGEITSNMICIGFLEGGKDSCQGDSGGPVVCNGELQGIVSWGIGCALKGYPGVYTKVCNYVDWIQETIAAY; encoded by the exons tTGCTTTCCCTGGAGCTGCTGATGATGACAAGATTGTGGGAGGCTACAACTGCCCAGAGCATTCAGTTCCCTACCAGGTGTCCCTGAATGCTGGCTATCACTTTTGTGGAGGATCCCTCATCAACAACCAGTGGGTCCTGTCAGCTGCTCACTGCTACAAATC CCGTATACAAGTGAGGCTGGGAGAGTACAACATTGATGTGCAGGAAGGCAGTGAAGTAGTCAGGAGTTCTTCCGTAATCATTCGCCATCCTAACTACAGTTCAAGAACCCTTAATAATGACATTATGTTGATCAAGCTGGCATCCGCCGTGGAGTACAGTGCCGACGTTCAACCCATAGCCCTGCCCACCTCTTGTGCCAAGGCAGGGACGGAGTGCCTGATTTCGGGCTGGGGAAACACACTGAGCAGTGGCA CCAATTACCCTGAACTCCTCCAGTGCCTGCAAGCGCCAATTCTGAGTAACCAAGAGTGCCAAGATGCTTACCCGGGTGAAATCACCAGCAACATGATCTGCATAGGATTCCTGGAGGGTGGGAAAGACTCATGCCAG GGTGACTCAGGTGGACCAGTTGTGTGCAACGGAGAACTCCAGGGCATTGTGTCATGGGGAATCGGGTGTGCTCTGAAAGGTTATCCCGGTGTCTACACCAAGGTCTGCAATTATGTTGATTGGATCCAAGAGACCATTGCAGCCTACTGA